The window ACCTCATTACCACTCTCTTTTAGGCTATAAGCAATCTTTAAAGTATGAACACTATTTGCAGGTGCTAAGAGACAAATTTTCATAAAACTTCCTTATTTAAGGGTGCAGATATCAAAATGCCCATTTTAAAGTTTTGAAACACTCCCATTTTGTTCATGATTCTTGTTTGGTGGGTTAATCTTATATTTGTAAATAATCTTTCTGTTTCGCAATAAAATTTGATCAAGTATAGAGGACAAAAATGGAATCACCAAAGAATAAAAAGCAACTTCCCATATTAACAACAAATGGAAATGATAACCAAAAAAACTTACACTTAAAGTACCAAGTAACCAAGAATTCAAAAGTATCCAACTAACCTTCTTTGTTTTCAGAGTAATGTAATATATTGCATACGAAATAATTCCTAAAATTAACGAGAAGAACAATGTACCCCAGTAACCTAAAGCCAGATAAACGGTACCAAACATTGTGCCAACATTGGTAGTATCTGATTTTGAAATCTGTACCCACGGTTGAGTCCATAACGAAATATTGTATTCTTTGAGACCACCTATCCATCGGTATATATTTACAGGTACATTAAGCAAATCTTCTAAATTAAAAATTTGGTTATAATGTGCTAAATATTGCCCCAAAGCAACAGGACCAGACAGAATATAGCGCTCAAAATGATTGAGTATGAAATACACAGAAGACAAAGCTTGACTGTACCCATATGTAACCGCAAACATAAAAAAATATGTACCGAAGAATACTAAAGATATTAATATTCCTCCGAGAATTAAGTTTTTATAAGTAATTCCTTTCTTCTTTGTTGTGAATGATTTTAATATTAAAATCGTAGCCAAAGGAATAATAAGATGATATTTGGTCTGAGAGACGAAAATAACAAACGCCATTAAAAATATAGAACAAAGAACAATTTTTTTGTTAACCTGCGAGGGTATATAAGACGCTAAAAGTAAAAAACTAGGGTAACCTAAGTTTACTAAATGTCCCAGAATACCCCTGCCATAAGCTTGTTTAAAGATTGCACTCGTAATAAGAGCAATCCCATATTGATGGATAAATGAGAAAAGATCTAATAAGCCAGCAATTATAGCAACCCATAAAAGAAATAGCAAAAAAACGGCATTCTTTTGGACAAAATTTTTAACGTGTTCAAATCCATTTTTAAATCTTAGTTTGCCAAAAGTGGCTAAAAAAAATAATTGGCCTGGTAACCATAAGAAGATGAAATTAAGCAGCAAAAAAACATAAGCATCTAAAGTGATGTTGTAATAACCTCTTATTCTTCCAATAGATTCTATGTATAAACTTAACATGACAATTGGAAATACGACAACCGTAAACGGGGTGAACAAAGATCCGGTTTCCTTATAATCAATATACATTAAAGCAAATGAAATAAACGCAAATATAATGACCATTTACAAGTCTCCTCTAAGGATATTATCGAAAGTTTTTTTATCCACTTTCGACAGGTTATCCGACTCCTTACTAAGCTTCATTAGATAACGGAACGCATCTTTATAACTAACTTTATATCTAACTCTTAGCATCAAAAAGATATATATGAGAGCATATACTCTATACAATTTCCACAAAATTTTAGGATAGTATTTCTTAAGATGAACCAAACGATTTAGATGATGAATAAAAGCAAGTTTAAGTTTTCTCTCGCTTAGCTTATTAACAGAACTACCAAGTTTATGATAGATCTTTGCATTTAATACACAAGCCATTTTCATTTTATTCTTCTTCATACGCATACTAAACTCATAATCTTCCTCTCCAAAGAAAAAATCTTCAGTTAGCACTCCATACTTTTCTAAAATGCTTTCTCTAATAAGCAACGCACATCCTGTAGCAAACGAGATATTAAGATATTTTCTCTTGGAATTGCATATATTCTTTGATGTGAAATATTTTCTCCAGCCAAAGGGTAATAACTTCCCTCCACAATTCCAAATTTTATCTGGTTGGTTATAGTAATAAATGCAGGGAACGCTAACTCCAATCTCTTTATTTTCTTCCATAAAATTTATCATTTCATTAAGAAAAGATTGTTGAGGAATAACGGTATCATTATTTAAAAGAAACACATAGTCAAATCCCCTTTCAATCGCATATCTAATTCCTACATTGTTCCCCTTTGCAAAGCCCAGGTTTTCTTCATTAAGGATAAGCACCATTAAATTTTTATAATTTTGTTCAGACTCATTTCCGTTGCTGAATTGCAAATCTTTTCTTTTAAGTTCAATTATCCCTGCTGGCTTACTATATGAGTCGTATTCCAAAAAATTTGATTTCAATTGAATTTTTCCTTCAGCCCACGCCTTTATTTTTTCAATTGAATCATCTGTAGAACCATTGTCGACAACTAATACTTGATAGTTTGGATAACCAAGGTTGTAAACACTCTCAAGGCATTCGACAGTGTCCTTCCAGCCGTTCCAGTTTAATATTATTATCGCAACTTTAGGAAAAACATTCGAATCCATGCTTAAGCTATTTATTGTTACTTTCACTTTACCTCATTCAAAATTTTTCAATAAACCAATTAATAGTTTCTTTCATTGCTATCTTAAAATCGATAGCAGGCATCCATCCGAATTCTGTCTTTATTTTCTCAATGCTTAGTGCATACTTTCTATCATGTCCAGGTCTATCTTTTACAAAGGTAATAAGTTTCCTGTATTCATCAACTGGTTTATTTGTCAATTCAGCAAGAGTTTCACATATCAGATTTACAAGGTCTATGTTCTTCCACTCGTTCCCACCACCAATATTGTAAACCTCTCCAATCCTTCCTTTATGCAACACGACATCGATTCCTCTACAATTATCTTCCACATATAACCAATCCCTTACATTGAGACCATCTCCATAAACTGGCAAGGGTTTCCCTTGCAATGCATTGGTAATCATTAAAGGAATGAGTTTCTCCGGATATTGTCTTGGGCCAAAATTGTTTGAGGAACGCGTTATTAACACAGGCATTCCGTAAGTTACATAGTATGCCCTTACCAATAAATCTGCAGAAGCTTTCGAAGCAGAATAAGGACTGTTGGGCTTAAGTTGTGATTCTTCAGTAAATTTTTCGGTGCTTTCCAAAGGTAAAGAGCCATAAACTTCGTCAGTGCTAATTTGAAGGAATCTTGCCGAATCAAACATGTTATTCTTACTCCAAAATTCTTTTGCAACATCAAGCAAAACCTGAGTGCCATAGACATTTGACCTTATAAATACTTCTGGTCCTTCAATACTTCTATCAACATGTGATTCTGCTGCAAAATTCACAACATATTCTGGTTTAAATGTTTCAAAAACATATTCTACAAGTTCTCTATTTCCAATATCACCCTTTACAAAATGATAA of the Caldisericum sp. genome contains:
- a CDS encoding oligosaccharide repeat unit polymerase, which codes for MVIIFAFISFALMYIDYKETGSLFTPFTVVVFPIVMLSLYIESIGRIRGYYNITLDAYVFLLLNFIFLWLPGQLFFLATFGKLRFKNGFEHVKNFVQKNAVFLLFLLWVAIIAGLLDLFSFIHQYGIALITSAIFKQAYGRGILGHLVNLGYPSFLLLASYIPSQVNKKIVLCSIFLMAFVIFVSQTKYHLIIPLATILILKSFTTKKKGITYKNLILGGILISLVFFGTYFFMFAVTYGYSQALSSVYFILNHFERYILSGPVALGQYLAHYNQIFNLEDLLNVPVNIYRWIGGLKEYNISLWTQPWVQISKSDTTNVGTMFGTVYLALGYWGTLFFSLILGIISYAIYYITLKTKKVSWILLNSWLLGTLSVSFFGYHFHLLLIWEVAFYSLVIPFLSSILDQILLRNRKIIYKYKINPPNKNHEQNGSVSKL
- a CDS encoding glycosyltransferase family 2 protein yields the protein MKVTINSLSMDSNVFPKVAIIILNWNGWKDTVECLESVYNLGYPNYQVLVVDNGSTDDSIEKIKAWAEGKIQLKSNFLEYDSYSKPAGIIELKRKDLQFSNGNESEQNYKNLMVLILNEENLGFAKGNNVGIRYAIERGFDYVFLLNNDTVIPQQSFLNEMINFMEENKEIGVSVPCIYYYNQPDKIWNCGGKLLPFGWRKYFTSKNICNSKRKYLNISFATGCALLIRESILEKYGVLTEDFFFGEEDYEFSMRMKKNKMKMACVLNAKIYHKLGSSVNKLSERKLKLAFIHHLNRLVHLKKYYPKILWKLYRVYALIYIFLMLRVRYKVSYKDAFRYLMKLSKESDNLSKVDKKTFDNILRGDL
- the rfbB gene encoding dTDP-glucose 4,6-dehydratase, which codes for MSKRILVTGGAGFIGSNFTHYLFKEHPDYEVINLDKLTYAGNLENLKGVDDKPNYHFVKGDIGNRELVEYVFETFKPEYVVNFAAESHVDRSIEGPEVFIRSNVYGTQVLLDVAKEFWSKNNMFDSARFLQISTDEVYGSLPLESTEKFTEESQLKPNSPYSASKASADLLVRAYYVTYGMPVLITRSSNNFGPRQYPEKLIPLMITNALQGKPLPVYGDGLNVRDWLYVEDNCRGIDVVLHKGRIGEVYNIGGGNEWKNIDLVNLICETLAELTNKPVDEYRKLITFVKDRPGHDRKYALSIEKIKTEFGWMPAIDFKIAMKETINWFIEKF